TTCAACCGCATTTTGTCAGCAGAGACATGAAAGCAGTGAAAAATCAAGCTCAATCTGGGATTTTGGGTAAACTTCAACAAGTCATCCCAGTTCGTGACTTCGAAATTCAATATGTGCAGGGTTCTTACAAGCACAGGACCACAAATGTTAGTGCTCAGTCTCTTAGAAAAAGTAGAGTACTGGATATTGATGTGTAATTGGTATTTCTGAAATCATGCATTTTTGTAATCTTTGCATATAAATGTATCTAGCCGTTGCGAACATGGTATAATGTTACGTCCAAGGTAGAACCaaaatattgaattgtatgaacaTCCTTGAGAGCGTAGAAGTAAAATGTTATTAGACACAAGGTACTTTCAATTTACTTTCTTTCACAAGAAAGAAGACTGGGTTCACTTTAGTAGCATCAGTTGATGAGTGTGAAACTTTTGAACTTTCAATTTTACAATCCTCTATTGGACTAAAGCTCATTCTAATCAGCTTACTAAACAGTGTAAAGGTTTAAAAAAGTTTACTCTCAAGTTTTCAAAGTTTGACCCAAAAAATTATAATGGAACAATCTTTTAAGAATGGAGGAGTATGCTCACTCCAGCAGTGGTTATGTCTGACTGCTATGACTAATATAGAACATGAATTTATTGCTATTGAGTTGGGAGGTTACGAGGCAAAATGGTTGAGgaatgtgcttgcagatattccactGCGGGGGAAGCCTGCTCCTTCAGTTGCAATAGTTTTACAATCGACCATGCCTAAAATGGAATGAGAGACATATTCGTTTGAGGCATAAGGCCGtcaaaatttttttttgttgtcaaATAGAGTAATATCACcagactatgtaaagtctgaaatgaataAGCGGATCCGTAAACGAAAGACCTATAATAAAAGCTAATTTTGGAAACATTGGAAGGGATGGGCTTATAATccattggatgaattgtaaAGCAAATTCTTTTCTGCAAATCCAAAAGGTTAACACGGGTTGAGCTACAACTTTACAAAATAAGACTAGAGACGCAATTTCGGATCTTAAGAGTTAGTTATGGTACAATTAATTACTACACAATCTTCATTTACTCAAACGCAAAAATTAAATTTGGTACAGGTCTTACATTCAAGAAGTGTACAGGTTCCGCAATCAATGAACGAGAAACTATTCTCAATGATGAAATAGAGGTGATGTAACAAGGGCTCCAGGAATGAAATGACAATCGTAGTTAGTTTGAACATTACAGATTTGCAGTTCTATAAAGATATAATGGTGCATTTTACATATAATCCCCCTTGTGCATAACCACGGCTTGTCTGCCTGAAGCTGCGATGTTTTAGATGGGATTATAATCATTAATTAATCAACATGCAACAACCTACAATGGAGATCACTCTTCTCATGTATGTATCCAGTGGTGAACTATTGCGTCCGCGTTCTGCTACTCTCTGCAGCTCTAACTTGCGAAAAATACGGATGTGCCTGCCACAAAAAACACACATAACAGATGTTAGTTAGCATTGCATGGAAATATATTTTCTAAACCCAATTTAGATGTCAAAGAATACATCAAACTCATATATGCGTATGCTACCTAAGTTGCGTTTATAATGAGCACTCATGTCACTCATCAAACTCgtatatgttaatttttttaaaagaaaaggtAACGAGTTCTTTGCTTGATCAGTTAATACCATTGGCTAAATCAAACTCAAAATATATGCAGAATGATTTGCTGAGTTTTATGAGCTCATCTCTTTTAGATATCAGAGAATACCAAAAGCTCATGAAATAATAAGATGTGGGACAATAATGGATGAATATTTCCATTCTAGGGAAGACTTCTAGCCTCTTTTGAGGGTAGCTTTTTACATCTCATATTAGTACTAATTGAGGGTCAAGCAATTTCACCCAGCTCGAGCTCAAATATAAAATCACCAGATTAATCATGTTTGTCAATAAACTATGTCCATTTGAAAACTGAAACTAGAGCACCGAAATATGAAAATCCAGACAAAAGTCAGGCTGGGAGCCTGGAAGATATTTAATAAAATGAGACAAGAGAATGCAAATAAAATGTGACAAATATGAGAATTGTTAAAAGTTTCAAGGAGCTAGGCTTGGTCCTATTTACAAGCAAAGTCGGGTCCCCAATACATGCATGCCGATTCTTGCACTTCTCATACTCCCTGGGTTCTTTTTATGTACCCATTTAACGTAGAGTCGTGTTTCTAAAAGAGGTGAGTGtaagaaaagaggaaaagtAAGATAAATGTAGTAAAAAATGGGACGGGTGTAAGAAAAATGTGGATAAAGTGAGAGAGAGTGAGAGAACATGTGCAAATATTGAGGTAAAGGGGCAAGATAGTAAAATGTGTTTGCCAAAAGTTAGATAAATGTGGGTACATaaaaaataaccaaataaaaaaataaaaaataaaaaacagagggagtattacttTATGTCACTTAGATAGCTATTGAATGAAAAAATTCTTCCACGAAGATTAAAGCAAAGAAAATGTACAAGCGTCGCAAAATATTGATACAAAGAGCTACAACTGAGGAAAGAAGCTAGAAATTAATACGTCTACACATAAACAGTGCTTTATTTCTCATTTCAAGGacaaaaaagaacattatataTGATAGTTTGTTACAGCAAATATTATAGAAAATTACCATTGCTTCTTTTGCAGTAAGCCTGTCTTGGTGGTCATAGCGAAGAAGCTTATCAAGAAAGTCGATAGCCTGTGAAAGCATAATAGATTGGGTCACTCATAGGAAACATCAGAACAACTACAAGTACAAAGAATTCTAGTTTTATGAGAATGAACCATTGATTAATACTCCAGAAGTATTTTATTTAAGCATTACCTCCGGGGAAACCAAATGCTGGTTATCTTGATTGACAAATCTTGACCATGGCTTCCTGCTGTGCCTGCAGTAATAAGaattaataatatattaatCAGATAACCAACATATACACTAAAATTTTAACAAGCACCAAATGCGAAAAGTCCCCCGCAAAACTTACCTCCCAACAAGAGCATCAAGTTGAGGATCAAGCTCCAAATTATATTTGTTCAAATAAGCATTCAATTCATCTGTTCCAAGTACCTACAAATTACCAGAAGAAATTCCAAATCACTGGTGATTTTGACAAGAATAAGGGTCTGGTCTCAACCTCTAACCCAACAATGGGGAATCGATTTTCATCGCCTGTTGAATTGAAGAGGGTTTCCCTCTTCTCCCTTCCATTCGGGGGCCTACTTTAACTTGGCTTTCATCAAAGTAAAAACTATTTTAGACGTCCCTTCACCCCTCTGCCAGTCTTGCTACTAGAAAGgaaattttttgaatttaaGGGAGAGACTGGAAGTATTGCACATCTAATCACTGGTGTAATAATGATGAATAGAAGCTGTCTGATGTTATCCACAGATTAGTTTTCTACACTCACGCACACAAAAatcggcacacacacacacaaacaataGGTATTCAGACTTCAGCCAATAAGTTCCAACCTGAATCTAACCATTTGATGAAATATTTTACTGACGTCAACAAACGGATTGAAAACCTTAACCAAAACCATCTATTTTCAAGTTCAGTTTCGGTAGAATGGTCATAACAGGTCAACCTTTATCACATACAGAATAAACTTAGAAACAGGGGTGGAATTATACATGGAAAATGGAATCTTAGTTTACAGACAAGTAAGATTACACAAGCTCCCAATAGGAAAGACTTAATGGTAAGTGGCTACTGCATTTTATCCAGTGAAAAATATCTCCTATCACTACTTTCGCAACATTTCAATGCAGTCTCCCTGCCCTTCTTTCCTTGCTGAACCAGTTCCCACGGCGATTGAAATTTCAAAGGTACAGTAATGCCAAAAGAAACAGAACTAGCTTCATGAAACAGAATTATGAACCATCAAATTCATTTTGTGTGGCATAAGAAGCATACCTTTGCAATTTTTACAAGTTGATCATGATTGTCATGACCATAAAAGAATGGCTCTTTCCGGAAtatctatataaaaaaaaggagtCGTACTGAGTAATTCATGTCTAAGATACAGTTTAGAAATGAAAAATGAGAACTACTACTCACCATTCCAGCAAACATACAACCAAGACTCCACATGTCCAATGAATAGTCATAGTCTTGTAAATCAACAAGAAGTTCTGGCCCCTTGAAGTATCTGCAAGTAAGTTACGAGACATCAAAATAACTGAAATTCATAATTCTAGTCTGTGTCGAATAGAAATTCAGCTACAGACAAAGTGAAACTTAACTTGACCAATAAAAATTTCTCCCTGTAAAGCTGCAATATTCAAAGCAATATCTACAGGGTCTTAACAGAAATTTGAATTCAAACTGTCTTAATCATGGAAGCATCACACTTGAAAATTTCAGCCGACTTTAACAGAAAAATGTGTATATTGTATAAAATACAACACACGGAAGACAAAGCCACGCATGGGTAAGCAGGTGTTTCACCCAAAAGGACAACCAATTGGtccattatcattaccccattgcctcaaagaggctctcgcaagaagcggggtaagggggggtccgACGTACGCAaacttacccctgcaattgtagagaggttgtttccaattgacccaaaagcgataacgggacggcaacgagacgaccatcttctacttcatggaaaggaagcgaagaggttttaagagccattttggtCCGTACAAAAAATTGGTCACCAATTGGTCCGTACAAAAAATTCCTTCTCCAAAAAAAAACTGATCATTATCAAATTTGAGTACCATCTACCACTTATGACTTATTACAATTAAAACTACCAAATTGTCCTCCCCTTAAGCCCTAGTTTCTTATAAGGTGTTTAGTTGGAGTGCCATGAGTTCAGATAACCCATGCTTAGACTGTCTTTACTATATATACTAAAACAGAAAAACGTTAAGCATGAAGTTGATAAGAAAGCCCAATTAGAACCAGTGAATCCCACCTTCATCTTTTCAATTTGCAAGCTAGCTTATAGATACTTTCATCAGTCTTCAAAAAATCAGGAACTTCTCAAGGCAATCTTCAATGAAACAGACCTAAAAGCCTCAACCTCTCTTTCCCCTAACTTCCAAACCACCTCCACAATCGCCAGGCACACCAGTCAGTACCTCAACAAAAAGCACCAGTGACCCTCCCCAAGCTTCTGTTCTGAAACACCATAGCACATCTGAGTAAAAGAAAGAGAATGAGATGGAGATTTGTGGTGGTTTCACAATCCGGCGTAGGGCATGCTGGTGCCATCTCAGCCAGGGGAAAGAACTAGGAGTCCCTCTCTCTTCCCATCTTTGTAGATATCATCATTAAGGTTGGGTGAAGAGAGGAAAAGTGGCAAAGAAACAGTGGCAGTAGTGTGGGACACAGggagagaggggggggggggtcgaGGAATGACTTTCAATTTTAGGCAACCAAACACATGAATAATAGTATGGGTTTCGAGGAATGACTCATCCCCAACCCATGAGTTTCATACCTAACTCCATACCCCATAACTAAGATGAACCAGTTCTAACAAATAAACTGCACCAGCCACCAGCCAGGGCCTTGATGCACCATCATTCAAGGCACGGCTTTTCTGTCCGACACAACAAGTGAGAAGTGCAATAAGCTCAGCTAGCAAAtatgttttagaaaatggatTTTAAGAAGAACCAAAACAAACGAGGTTCGAAGAAATTCTTATACGTGGAAGATAGTTAGATACACAAAAAAACTGTTAATATTGTCCTGTTACAAAACCGGAAATTCCATTTGGCCAATGGGTTAAGGATAATTATTTGTAAGTGGTCTCGTACAGTAAAAGCAAGCACTAACCTTGAAGCCACACGAACATTGTATTCCTTGCCAGGATGGTAGAATTCGGCCAGACCCCAATCTATCAAACGGAGTTTCCTCAAGTCATGGTCTATCATGACATTGTGAGGCTTGACATCTCGGTGCATTATTCCTTGTGAATGGCAGAAATCTAAGGCCTGTGAAATAACATAGAGACTACATTAGCACATGCAAAGGTGAACTAATTCAAGCATTGCAAACCAAATGCTAGCTATTCAAGGAATAGTAAAAATGTGACAGAGCTATTTATTTAAGTAATTTATGCATATAAGACAGTTAAGGAGCACCCTATGCATATTGGATAGAAGTAAACATAGAGGATTAAATCTCTCGACGTGTTCAATGTTCTCTAATTTGCAAATGCTACTTACCTAACTAATCTCAAGCATTTTTTAATATAGGAACAGATAAACCATTTAAGTAAACatggaaaggaaaaaaaagaaaggaaacaaGAATGGGAAACTCATTCATATGTTTGGTTAAGAGGTAGCGTAACAGAAATAAATGCAATAGAGCATTCTCGTATTCACCGACCATCTCTCGGTCTCTTCTCTTCCCTTCCCTTCCAAGTTCCACCCACCCATCATAAAACAATGCCGTCATTATCATACCATCTCTCTTTATTGTGCCATCATCTACTTTGTCTACCGCCATCATCTTTGCCGCAAACATGACTTCTCACCTTCAGTTGTCTCTTTCTTTAGAAGTCCACCAGATCTGGACATTTTATGACTTGAAGCAACCGCCGAATTTCCGAGCTTAGGGCTTCGATGACCAAACTTAATCACCAATTTATTGACTGTGGTGGCCATTTTATGCCATATTATTTGTTAGAAATGGTGTTAACAGTGATGGCTCTGTATCACAATGTATATGAAGAGGGGTCCATGGAGCTTAGATCTGGTGTGGTGGTGGTATTAAATGGTCGTCTCCCTTGGGTATTTGTGAGTGTTAGTGCCTAAATGGTGGGGCTACGGTGGTTGTGTGTTTTTGGCGGTGGAGGGTTGGTGGGTGGGGGGTTGACACTTGACAGTAGTGTTGATAGTGGTGCTCAGAAGTTGAAGAGAAGGTTAGACAGAAATGGGGTAACCCTGAACTCTCAAGACCCAAGGTGGAGAGGGGAAACACGATATAGGGGACGTGGGGAACTCCAAAAAGAAAATAGGGGAAAGGAAATTTAAAAATAGGCTACCAAACAAACACTAAAGGAAATAGAGTTTTAGATAGCTTTTCCCTTTGTTGCTCCCCCTCACCAAACAGCACCTGAGTTAAATAGTGAATAAAGAAACAGAAACCAGGTACCATATACATTATCTTTCATGACATTTGACTTCCTAAGATTTCTTATTCTGCATTAGGCAACTTGCACCATTTTATGGCCTGTAAAATAGTGAGGGAAACCATGATGCAGAGACATGTCATTGTCAACCTAACACCAGCATACCATGTACattctcctctttttttattAACTACTAAACTCACCAGGTAATAACATCTATCCCCGTGTCCTAACTAAGGACTTGTCCTAAATCTTCCCAATATTTGTACATCACATTATGGTGCATAAAAAACACAAGGAAATGACGTAATCAAGCACATTGTACCTGCAGATTATCAACATATCTACAGTCCCATGTCCAAAATCAACGTGAGTCCAAACCGCAGAACATCGTGTTCCTTTCTGTCCTAGACATTGTGACAATTACACCTTGTAACAGTCATACAAGCTACGAAACACCATATTTATGCAATTCACGTCCCAAAATGACACCAATCTTCCACTTCCGTAAAAGTACCAAATAATTAAGAATCGACGACATAAACAATTTGTTCCACCAGAAAAGATAACCCCTACTCTGACCACCTCCCGCGATTAAAATAATCACTCTCAACGTTCTGAGGGAAGTTTAAATGGGATAGCAACCAACTTCGATCTCATTATTCTCAACTTGAACACATCTAACATTATGAGCAGCTGAGTATCAGATGTCAGCAAGCTAAGAGTAGCCCCCTCCCCCCTccctcacacacacacacctcCAGGAGAGATCCCAGAAAGCGCAGAATTATAATACTAGTATTTgatcaataaaaaataaaatgtagAATTTGGAAGATTAGCATTTACGGGAGTGGAAGTTGGAGTCTCATATTATTTGACCTAGGTATCTCATTACAATATTTTTTGAACATAGAATTATTCAGTTTCTGATAAACATAggattgattttagcaatattctaaaattcaacaaatatgatttctttgacAAATCCCGTAGATTAGTAGATAATAATAAGAATTTCAGACGATCTTGCCCCATCTTCCCTAAGTTCCGGTATTCCACCTCATATGTTCAACCCCTTTGCTACCAccaatcaccatcatcacctGGTTTATAATGAATTCTTCTGTGGGGTCAAAGAAATAAGGAGGTCCAGTTGATGGGAAGATAAGTACATATTAACCTTCTTTGGTGGGGTCAAAAAACATACTCTTATAACTCTCCTTTCAGCATTAAATAACATAGCTGACAACGGTTTTCATCAAAGACGATTACAAAGCAACAGGCACAACACAATAAACATGTATGAGGATAACATACAAAATGCACACAGTTACCTTCAGAAGCTCATAGATGTAGTAACGTATGTCATAATCAGAAAGTGTCGGATATAGAACTTTGAAATCTGTACTGTTAACAAACTCGAACACTAAACTTGGTGTTTTGGAATGCTGATCTCTGACAATATCAAGCAGCTTTATGATGTTTGGTCCCCCACACAAGTTCTGAAGAATTTTTATCTCTCTTTTGATCTGTAAAAACAAAAGTATTCACTCAGAATGCGCTTTAAAAAGACGCTTGCATCAAATAGCCCAACAACGGCAACAAGAGAGCACAATTATCAGGAATAATGTCAGCAACGACGTACCCATGAACAGGACATATAATCAATTCATTTACAAAGGAAAAATACCCTACAGTACAGACTATCTTACATTATCCCTCGGGACGGGGCATCTGTATCATCCCTCGTTCACCTAGAGGGCCAAAAATACCTAGTTCTCGAAGCTAAAATCTCTTGAGGCTTAGGAGACGATGCCCAACTAGAAAATATTTTTAGTTGCATCTCCAATGTGCTAAAACGCTTAAACCAGACAAAGAAAacgggggagggggggggggggatttaCGCAAGCGAAACTAAAGTAATTCTCTTGTAACAACTGTTTTCAAAATCCCGTTGTAAATACAACTGAGGTTGATTGGTGAAATACATGATATGACAAACAATGAATTTCAGGAACTAAGTACAGTTTCATAACTCATTGTCAAGAAAGACACATAGCAACTGCTTGTAATAAAGAAAGCTCACCTTTTTCTTCTTCACAGGTTTCAGGATCTTGATAACACATCGTTCACTACTATTGACGTTTATTCCTTCAAAAACTTCACTGTACTTTCCCCTTCCAATCTTCCGCACAACTTCATAATCATCTTGATCCCTAAGAAATTAACCATGACAAGATTTGATGATACACTTGAAACTTGCTAATCTCAGAATATAAGCAATAAGAGATGCAGCAATTCCCGATAGCTGGAActaaaaagacaaaaataaattaaaaaatctaGAGGTTACACTAGCCAGATCAAGAGAAGAGAGTATAAAAATTGACTTTGCTTAAGTATCAGAAAAGTAAAATAGGAAACGGAACAGGGCAATCTACCACTCTCCATCTAACAAAATCAGAACAGCCTTATGGAACCTAAAGTCAAGATCTGCCAAAGCACAGTAAGAAGCTAAAAATTAATCTCAAAACTATCAGAGTATTATGCTCCaaacaacaataatagaatgAGAATGAACTAAGCGGCTACATAGAGACGTTGTGACAAACAATAATCCCTGGACCCCGCAAGCTAAGAAAGTAGTCTACATCAACACTCAAAGAAGAGCATTTCAAGCGagccaaaaaattaaaaatacctAAGACTGGCATGACTTAAAACCAAAACAAATATACTAATAATATTCCCATATTCCTTTTCGACATATCCACGAAAAAACTTCTTGTTAAATTGGAAACTTAACCTGCTCAAATCTCTTCCACTCACACTCTCTCTCCATATCCCATTTGATGTGGGCCTTTTCACCCACTAACTACACCCTCCGTCCCTTAAAGTTTCCCCAATTTCCTTTTTGGTTTATCCCTTTGAGTTTTCCTCATACTATAAATGGTCATAAGTACTCTCACACCCACTATATTTGGTCCCACCACTATTTTCTCTCATCAACTCCACTCaaccaaaaatataaaaagtgaCTTTACCCTAATGGGAACAAACAAAGAGGGACTGAGGGAGTATCTTTCAATCAGTTTACGCATTCTTATTTCCCAATGTCTAAAACCCTAGCCTACTAATGTCTAAAACCCTTCATGCATGCCAAAACCTACCAggaattattatttttggacGGAGGGAATAAGAACATGATGAAATATGATATAGAGGCACTATACTACATACCTCGACCAATTGCACTGAACTGGAATAATAAATCCAGTTCCAGTTCCTCTCCTACCCACAACTGCAAACTTTTGCTTTTCACAAATCCTTCCAAGTATATTTGGGTAATTAGAGATCCAAGATATACTCAAAACaccaagttcaagttcaaaccaGCAGGATAACAACCAATTACTTTCCTCACTTTCACAGGAACACAGCAAACAACATCCAGAAACACCACCCAACACCAGTAATCTCTCTTTGTCTGAAGCAAATTGCTATACCTTCTGTAAAAAGTTTGATGTCTAACTTAGAACACTACATTCAGACATAACCAGGTCTTTCCGAACAAAATAAGCTAAACTAACCTTAAAAGGTTGGACATCACATCCCAAGATCTCACGCATAGCAGAGCCAGTGCTAAGAGAAAAAATAACAAGAAGAAAATAGGTAAACACATCATGTTACTTCTACCTCTCTTCAATGCAAAGAAAGTACAAACGAACAAAAATCAAGCTCTCAAGGAAAAAACAGGGACAGTCATTTCCCATGCATTTATCTCTCGTAGAACACTCAAATCTTGGCTTATCTAACAATATATCTATTTGGAGTATTGTTTAGTTTAAGCAAGGCTTTATTTCACACCTTGTATCTCCACGTCATTTCAGCAACGCAATCTTAACCAAAGTACATGAAATATTCTTCAATTGCATGCATAACTAGGCCACTTCATATTGCCcgcatttcaaagttcaaaccctcCATCTTTGTTTCACTCATCTAAAACCCTTTGGGCACCGATAACCCCAAAGTTCGAACATAGCCTTAACGATCCCCTTATTTTATACAATGCGGCACGAAAAACTTTAGAGAGCACCACAACAAACATTGTAAACACATCCATCAAAATAAGAACACAAAACAATGTCTCGATACAAATCAGCATCAACTAGATAATGTGACGTGTCACTAGCTGATGTCCTAATGGCTAATGCAAGCCTTCGCATTCCTACGCGCCTCTGATAAAGTAAGCATACCCCACTCTCCTCTAGAAGCCTTCCTAAAACCTCTATTTGTTACTCTATCATAAATCTTTTCTCAaacataaaaatcataactaaatcCTTCAGTCACTGTAGGATCTATAAGACACTTCCGAATCTCCCTAGAATTGAATAAATACCAACTAACTCAGCCTTTGACCTGCGGAGGCAAGTGGTGGCTTAAGAGTGAAATAAATTTCAAGGGCATGCAGGATAGACAAAAAATCTAAGGACTCCATTATCATCTCACAACCATGTCTACCTGATGACATTTTCCAACGAGAATAAGAAAAAACTAAGGAATTCAAATTATCATTTCACACACCGAGTCTCCAAGAACCAAGCCTCCTTTCCTCTTAAGGATGACACACCCTAACAACTACACACAATTACACTCTATACCTTCTACGACCATTTCTCCCTTATACCAAGATAACTTTTTGATATTCTTAATCCTATCAACTCCCCATCTTGAGGAAAAAAGGCAAACACGTAAAAACAGGAAATACCACACAAGAGTAATAAAAGGACAAAAGCCATTTTACATCCACCTACCGGATTGATGTTTTCATCAAAACATCCTCAAAGAAAACCCCAAGTATTTAAAGTCTCGGATGacaattttctaaaacaaagaCGTCGTACAAAAAGTGTTTCCCAAAAGGACGCATTTTCCTTCTAATGCCTAACTGCTTAACCAAATCAGAACATGGATAATCACCCCGATCTTTCATGAATTTCTCATTCCTATAAATCCTCTAAATATAGCAAcctgaaaggaaaaaaaaatacactaaCCAAGTGAGAATAAAGGCCATTAAGACATCCTTAGAGACATCTTCTTCAAAAACCATATTCTGGGTAGAAAGAGACCCGAGTATTCCCCATAACAATTGACATCAATCACACTTTAGATACTCAGGAATAAAACCTACAAATATCAATCGACCAGTCTCCACACACGATGTGACAGCAAGTCAGCAACAGTACTCAACCCAATTATAGCTCAGAAAACCACAAGCTGAAAGCTGATCATATCAACTCCTATCACATGGCAATCAAAATTCAGAAAGCCTCGCCTTCAGTTC
This genomic stretch from Spinacia oleracea cultivar Varoflay chromosome 3, BTI_SOV_V1, whole genome shotgun sequence harbors:
- the LOC110804313 gene encoding casein kinase II subunit alpha-2, with translation MTWKYQITYTTNPFSSSLSLLFFRLPLLCALLALRAPVALPPILRPPLSSSTLNYSFSAAINPDYFEISAAGKSSMSKSRVYTDVNVLRPREYWDYESLTVQWGDQDDYEVVRKIGRGKYSEVFEGINVNSSERCVIKILKPVKKKKIKREIKILQNLCGGPNIIKLLDIVRDQHSKTPSLVFEFVNSTDFKVLYPTLSDYDIRYYIYELLKALDFCHSQGIMHRDVKPHNVMIDHDLRKLRLIDWGLAEFYHPGKEYNVRVASRYFKGPELLVDLQDYDYSLDMWSLGCMFAGMIFRKEPFFYGHDNHDQLVKIAKVLGTDELNAYLNKYNLELDPQLDALVGRHSRKPWSRFVNQDNQHLVSPEAIDFLDKLLRYDHQDRLTAKEAMAHPYFSQVRAAESSRTRTQ